The genomic window TTTCCCAAGTTGGCTGCTGACTTCAATGTTGCCAAGCAACGCCTCAATATCTCTTTTTACAGCATCCATGCCTACACCACGGCCAGAAATCTCTGTGACTTCTGTGGTTGTTGTGAAACCTGGTTGAAATATCAATTGAAGAACTTCCTGTTCGTTTTGCTGGTGATCTGGGGCCACCATTCCAAGTCTACGGCCTGCTTCTAAGATCTTCTGTGGGTCCAGCCCCCGGCCATCATCAGCGATTTCAACTATAACAAACCCCTGTTGTTGAGAAGCCTGTAAGGTTATTGTGCCGGTTGGGTTCTTCCCAGCATCGATTCGATCTGATGGAGTTTCCATCCCATGATCCATGGCATTTCTAAGCAAGTGCATCAGAGGCCCCTGGATCTGCTCAGTGATCGTTTTATCTAGTTCGGTCTCAGCCCCATAAATGTCTAGTTTGATCTGCTTTTGATGGCGGTTGGCAAAATCACGAACCACCCTCTTCATCGGAGAAAAGATTGTCCCAACTGGAATCATACGAACTTGCTGGATCTGATCCTGTAACTCTCTGACTGCTTGTTCATTATCTTCGACAAACTGAAGAAACTGCTCACCCAATTGATCATCAGTAGCCTGGATTGCATCATTAAGGCGTAAGAGTCTAGCTTGTCGGATTACTGTTTCACTGACCAAATTTTGCAACCGATCTAATCTAGAAACCGGAACTCGTACCGTCTGACTGGTTTTTGGGAGTTCTACAACATCAGCTTCCATTAACTCAGGATTTTGGCTTGGTTCAGAATACTCATTTTTCTCATCTTTAGCAGAGATTTGAGCAAGCATGTTTTGGTGAGCTTGTTGAACTTCCTGCTCGTCCTCTGCTGGAGTTTCTATTGCTTCAATCAGAAATTCCGATTGTTCTCCACGATAAAATTCCAGTAGTTGATCAATTTCATCAAGTGGCTTATCGCTGACTAATTTAATACTCCACCAAAGGTGCAATTTTGTGGAATCAAAGTCGGACCAGCTTGGAAAATCACTTGTGTGAGCGATTACTTTCAATTCCCCAAATTGCTGGAGTTGCCGCAACAACATCATTGGCTCTTGCCCAAACTCCAAGCAAACTGGATCAAATTTGAGATGAATTAGGTAAGTGTTGCTTTGTGGTATTGAAGATCTGTTCAGAGGTGTCAGCTCTTCATTCGTCGGCTGCTCTTCAATGAAAGATTCATCTGGGGGAAGATCTGTGGAGTTTTTTTGAACTTTGCTTGAGGAACTATTTGGTGAGCTACTTAATAAGGGATTTAGCAACGAAAGCAAATTATCTCTGCCTTTCAATAGGGTAGAGACAATTTGTGGAGAACTTTTTAGGGTCCCCGATCTAAGCTTGGATAGAATTGCCTCAAACTCGTGTGCTCCATTAGCTAAATCAGTCAGTCCAACCATTGCAGCACCACCTTTGAGGGTGTGAGCGGAGCGAAATAATCGTTGAATTACTTCATAGCTGCTTGGTTCTTCTTCCAGTAAGAGTAGGGAATCCTCAATCTCCTGCAGGAGTTCTTGAGCTTCATCTAAAAATTCCTCTGCCGGTAATGCTTCAAAATTCATTTTTGATTGAATATCTTAACACCATCCCAGTTGGCTGGTGGAGGGTTCTTTCGCATTTCCTGACACCTTTCAGCATAAATAGCAGGAAGCGAATCAAGAGGATGATTTTCAGTAAGTTCGCGAAAAATCTTCTCAGCCTCATCCCATTTCTGAGTTCTGTACAAGCTCAGTGGTTCTTCAAGATTTTCCATCACAGCCCTCTTTGCAGATTGCACATCAGACTTCTCGCTATTAAACAACTCGAAGATAGTAACTGGCTGCTTTCTCCCTTTCACAATTACAAGGTCAATTTCTCTGAACATAAGACCATCTTGTTGATCTCCGAGAGTTTCCAGGGTCTGATCTGAAAAGAGCAAAGAAGTTCCATAGTATTTTGTCAGGCCTTCTAGCCTTGAGGCTAAATTGACTGCATCTCCCAATACGGTGGAATCCATTCTTTCTT from SAR324 cluster bacterium includes these protein-coding regions:
- a CDS encoding chemotaxis protein CheA; amino-acid sequence: MNFEALPAEEFLDEAQELLQEIEDSLLLLEEEPSSYEVIQRLFRSAHTLKGGAAMVGLTDLANGAHEFEAILSKLRSGTLKSSPQIVSTLLKGRDNLLSLLNPLLSSSPNSSSSKVQKNSTDLPPDESFIEEQPTNEELTPLNRSSIPQSNTYLIHLKFDPVCLEFGQEPMMLLRQLQQFGELKVIAHTSDFPSWSDFDSTKLHLWWSIKLVSDKPLDEIDQLLEFYRGEQSEFLIEAIETPAEDEQEVQQAHQNMLAQISAKDEKNEYSEPSQNPELMEADVVELPKTSQTVRVPVSRLDRLQNLVSETVIRQARLLRLNDAIQATDDQLGEQFLQFVEDNEQAVRELQDQIQQVRMIPVGTIFSPMKRVVRDFANRHQKQIKLDIYGAETELDKTITEQIQGPLMHLLRNAMDHGMETPSDRIDAGKNPTGTITLQASQQQGFVIVEIADDGRGLDPQKILEAGRRLGMVAPDHQQNEQEVLQLIFQPGFTTTTEVTEISGRGVGMDAVKRDIEALLGNIEVSSQLGKGTALKLKLPLSLAIIEGMLVRVGKEMFVLPLLLVTETLRPLPDQQKRFKNRGELIDIRGQYLPLVRLHQRLKIEEAIDKPEEGLLIVVQQGTQKYCLLVDSIEDQLPVVIKSLEEHFVHIPGIAGATILGDGSVCFILDVAAILN